One Triticum dicoccoides isolate Atlit2015 ecotype Zavitan chromosome 3B, WEW_v2.0, whole genome shotgun sequence genomic window, AGCTCCTCGACGGCGACGGCGCCGGGCGCCGTGCTGCTCGTCACCTCGATCTCTGCCATGACGGAGTCGGCCTTGCggttcggcgccggcgccggcccgcTCGCCCACACCTTGAGCGTGTACCGCGGCCACAGCATCGCCTCCGCCCTGACGCACACCGCCGACACGGCCGCGCCGTAGCCGAGCGCGCCGCCGACCATGAGGAACGCGCGGTCGTCCTCGTCCCCGACCAGCAGGCCCCGCGGCTCCAGCGACGCCGGCACCTGGAGCGTGAggaccttgccgtactggaagttGTAGACCGGCATCGAGTGGAGGGCGGTCAGGTGGCCGAGGAGCGCCGGCGCCGGGCCGACGAAGCCGCAGCCGGGGACCGCGCAGTCGCAGGGCGCGTGCGGGCACTCGCCGCGGTGACTTGTGAGCTCGTGGTAGGTGACGTAGCGCCCGCAGCCGTCGTGGTCGCACTCGGCCGTGGTCGAGGAGACGACGGCGTCCATCACCTTGCTGCGGACGTCGAAGGCGCCGCCGCACTCCGCGCAGGGCTCCGCGAGGCATCCGCCGCAGGCCACATGCCCGCCATTGCACTGCGCGGACCGGCCGGAGAGATCAAATACTAGCTGCTGTAGCGGAGTCGAATCGAACCGAAGTGAAACGAGGGAGGCGAACCTGGAGGACGGGGGGCTTCAAGGGGGTGATGCACAGGGGGCAATGGAGCAGGGTCACGTCCATCTTCACGGCGATCTCCATCCTGGAGCCGTGGTCCACCGCCACGACCGCGGCCCCGTCTCCGGCCGTTTGGAGCACGGCCATCTCTTGCTTCACCGGTGCATGGAGGAGGAGTGGCTCGGCGGCCAGCCGCGGCTTCTTGGAGCTCTGCTGGTCAGCCCCCTCCGTCGCCGCCGGTGAGCCCTCGCAGCCGGCCGCAACCTGCATCCTGGAAGAAGCTCGGCCCTGTTTCTGGTGTGGGTGCGAGAGGTGGAGTGAGCTGTGAGCACGGTAAAACAAGCAGCAGCTGGTGAGTTATTGGTTGACAGCGGCCAGTGGAGGAGTAAAAAGGTGGCGTGCGTGGCTAGGCGTGCCTGCCATTGCCATAGCTGCACCGCGCAGCCATAGATAGGCTCGTGGGGTGCGGCAGGGTGCTAGGCCCTAGTTGATTCCAAGGATTCTCACAACGTGGTGACAAGAAAAATACATGATTAAAAGTGGCACGTCCATTTGAATTCTATGAGATTAACACAAAATGTTTGATGCCAAAAGAGAAAACAGAAATTGTAAAAAGAAGGTTAAAGTGGATTCTAGATTTCTAACAAATGTAGTACACATAATCGCATATAAGAAATTCCTATATGATTCTATCATTAAACCCATTAAGGCGCATTGGAAGGGCGGTCAGCCAGCTATGCCACTTGGCGCATGCTGGTTCGCTGTAGTAAGAAAGATTTTGATTTTTCATTTTAGAGCTTATTTTTAGAAGATGGAGTGagacttttccctttttctttttgagCAACGCTTTTCTTGGCTTGTTTTTTCTTTTGAGATGGTTGTGATGTTCCTGTAATGCGAGAAAGTTTTATTTTAATACTTCTtgagatgaagatgatgtttttttaAGATGGAGAATGCCTGCACAACTTACCTCTTAGGcccttcactatgtaggccaaaagcgGTGCCAAAGTTGTTGTTTTTTTGACATTTAGCACCGGTGCCCTATGTTGTCCTGCCGGTGCCAAATAAAAACTTCAAGGCACCGATGCATGTAGTTGCTCTGATGCCATATTTGTCGAGCAAATAAACTAAGCACGTTGCTGTCCTTTGCTACGCGAAGCAACCCTGAGACACTGGTCGTTGGGTAATCTGAGCTAATATATTAGTACTACTTTATATGTATGTGGGCCAGAGCTGGAGCCGATGCCAAACCGTTCACGTTGTGTGGCCGGTGCTAAAAGAAGGCGATGCCAAATCTGTGTGCATGTTGCTACCTTTTCAGAAATTTGGCACCCCTCACATAGTGGAAGGCCTTAAGCGATCTGCAATGGTGGCCCCCAACTATACCTGGCCATCCCTCAGGCCAGGCCGGACAAAGCCTGACGAAGAAAACCTAGGCCCGGGAGGGAGGGGGCAAGAGAGGCAAAGCAAAAGGGTGGGAACTTGACAACTATAACAGCTGCAGGTAAAACGGTCATAAAAAACATTTCCAAGCAAACTATTAACCACACTGCTACTGACTATCAAAATGCAGAAGTTCATAGACTGGGCGTAGTTCAGGTATAACTCAGCCACTCAGGCGATTTCTCCTCCTGCTTAGTGAACTTATGCTTCTGATAGACTCATGGGATATCTACTTCCTGTATTACATCATCGTTGTTAAGTTCAGGTAAACAAAGTGTTTCTTCCCATGGAGCACGTCCTACAGAATGCTCATCTGACTATATGGTCATAGGTGCAGTTCATTGTAATCGACTCAATCTGGCGACAATTGCCACCTGAATTACATTGTCCCCGCTGCAAAAATAGGAAGAGCATGAATTCTTAGAAGGCACAATTGAAAGCTCTTCCTTGCATCTAAAATCGACTATCAAATAAAGAAGGACTAAGAATAATGGTAAAGTAATGTACGAGAAAAAATATTGTTGGATATTGCTAACATCTAGAAAATTAGAGACAATGCAGGTCACACATTAAaatgatcgatatagttgactagagggggaggggggtgaataggcaactaacattttttagcttttctttaccaaattaaactttgcatcaaagtaggtagtctagatatgcaactaggtgaacaacctatatgatgcaacaacaacaagcacacaagcaagcaagggatataacacaagtaagcttgcaaaagtaaaaggcacgagataaccaagagtggagccgatgaagacgaggatgtgttaccgaagttccttccttttgaggggaagtacgtctccgttagagcggtgtggaggcacaatgctccccaagaagccactagggccaccgtattctcctcacaccctcacacaatgcgagatgccgtgattccactattggtgcccttgaaggcggcggccgaacctttacaaacaaggttggggcaatctccacaacttaattggaggctcccaacgacaccacgaagcttcaccacaatggactatggctccaaggtgacctcaaccgtctaggatgctcaaacacccaagagtaacaagatccgctagggatagtggggggaatcaaatttctcttggtcgaagtgtagatcggggccttctcaaccgatCCCGAGCAAATCAAAAAGTTTGATtgcctagggagagagatcgggcgaaaatggagcttggagcaacaatggagcttggggatggaagaggtagtcaactagaggaagaagacaccccttatatagtggagagacaaatccaaccgttatccacttactcaGTCTGCGACCTGCAGTACTAGCGCtccagacaagcggtactaccgcaggggctcacggtactaccgcggtggaccgcggtactaccgctgcaacaACAGGAGCTAGTCCAGGCCAGAGCCGCCAAGGCTGAGAACGGTACTGCCGCTGACGCGGTACCACCGCtctcccttgcggtactaccgcaaggccagaaTGGACTAGACTGGGAAgggcacggatgaataaaaatacattcgtgcctacttccgctgaaaatcgaacagtgcaaaaatccgacacggtactaccgcgcctaccatgcggtactaccgcgcagggagcggatgtaaaaaattacatccgcccctacttccgctcgtgctaCTGAGCCAgaccaggactcacggtactaccgcgcgcatggggcggtactaccgcgtagggcgcggatgtaaaaaattacatccgcccctacagccgcaCGAGAGGCTGAGTCTGGCCTGAGGCCACAGTACTACAGCtccataggagcggtactaccgtgtgcgccaacggtactaccgcaggggcctgcggtactaccgctcctaggagcagtactaccgcatgcctcaaaatagcaacactaggaatccttctttTTGCATAACAAAGAAGATAACGAAGGATGCTCCAAAGCGCAAGGAGAAAGGCGGTGCAAAGGGAGAaaacatgtacgtgatgattccacccgaacctttccaccgcggaccccctcttaatagtacggctatcctacgactcaaatccaccaaaagagaCGTAGAACaccaccgtcttcaatagtcttcgaggggtaccaaaccgtcttgtgcgtaGAGACGAAGTGACtaaaatactcaaggcacacgattagtccgcaaaagcattgtcatcaatcaccaaaacaccttagggataaaaatgcccttacaatctcccccttttggtggattgatgacaatacgggatttgcacaaagggaaaGAATATAGCACATAAGCAAACCctacatctctaaaatatagacgagctccccctagatgcgtgctagagagtaaagtgctttggactgcacggcacgtatactaggatcaacactccccctatattttatagacaaagcatatcttgcaacaataagactaacactaaacaagatagtaaatatgagcataacataagctcaataaggtaataaggtacgatagagtgcatatgtcttacaccatatgatagaccaAGTCTCATGAGCAAACTAAACCAAAGCAAGCAAGGTTCAACGGAACAAACACGAGCAAAGCAAACACGCaacacgcaaatccctacactctctccccctttggcatcgagacgcaaaaaggcagagaggacacctacaacacaagtggtggctcaggcGGAGTAATCAGACGCACGGTCCTCGTCAGACTCGGCAGTAGGAatggtctcctcgacgtcctcctcagaatcagtccacttgaAGCCTTGTTTCGCCATCCACTCAACCTCTGgagtgatgcgatcctcagaaccgccagaaaCATCCTCTCCAAACAGGCTCATGATCTTCTTGTCATAGCAgcgactctccttggaggcaacatgagtcctgtactgcccctttgcctgcatgcagaacaaggtcttcatcttgttcttcagcctcttagcccaagatggctcagagGTGGGAGGGGTGTAACCCTCAGAGCTGACCTCATCTGCTGACTCCTCCTGATCCTCATCTGCATCCATATCCATGGCAGATGCAGCCTCAACACGagaagtggtgttagcccactgagTCTTGACACGGAGCCGGATGGAATCATGTCGAATCCAATcaggggcctcaaagtcatcctgaggatagagcttctcccaagttgcTGAGATCAACTGAAACAGATAtggtccatagatggggaccttgcggTTGAGATGGAAAAccaaagctcacaccacatgatatgtgagacatcaagaggTAGCGTCTGAGAGTTGCGTGCTTCTTCACACAGGAGCagcatgtccacaagataagcatgcatcttgtccttgtccccaatgcgtgggaagagagagttgcggaagatccggtacatgatgtcaaggaaggagttGAGCACCCAAGAAGACTTGCCACTAGAGAGCttcttctcaacaaggaaggggtgaagcttgttcttgttggctgactcggAATTGGCATGAGGACAAACACCTTGGGGTGTGGCGAGCCCCTCATCCGAAATACCAAGCAAagtcatgaactccttccatgCAGCCGTCAGTTGCCGACCATTGGTCACCCACATCATCGTCCGGTCCTCATTAGGATGAAAGTACACCGAGGcgaagaactgagccacaatctccggatcatagtctttgtgaaaagaaatgatatgctcaatgccaaactgctccactagATCCGgagccttgatgtctactacacaacctacttcttgtagacgttgttgggcctgcaagtgcacaggtttataggacagtagcaaatttccctcaagtggatgacctaaggtttatcaatccgtgggaggcgtaggatgaatatggtctctctcaaacaaccctgcaaccaaataacaaagagtctcttttgtccccaacacacccaatacaatggcaaattgtataggtgcactagttcggcgaagagatggtgatacaagtgcaaaatatatagtagatataggtttttgtaatctgaaaatataaaaacagcaaggtaactaatgataaaagtgagcgtaaatagtattgcaatgataggaaacaaggcatagggttcatactttcactagtgcaagttctctcaacaataataacatagatagatcatataacaatccctgaacatgcaacaaagagtcactccaaagccactaatagcggagaacaaacgaagagattatggtagggtacgaaaccacctcaaagttattctttcggattgatctattcaagagttcatactagaataacaccttaagacacaaatcaaccaaaaccctaatgtcacctagatactccattgtcacctcaagtatccgtgggcatgattatacgatatgcatcacacaatctcagatttatccaaccaacacaaagtacttcaaatagtgccccaatgtttctaccggagagtcaagaaaacgtgtgccaacccctatgcataggttcatgggcggaacccgcaagttggtcaccaaaacatacatcaagtggcacgtgatatcccattgtcaccatagataaacacgacaagacatacatcaagtgttctcaaatcaaagactcaatctgataagataacttcaagagggaaactcaattcatcacaagagagtagagggggagaaacatcataagatacaactataatagcaaagctcgcgatacatcaagatcgtgccatagagagaacacgagagagagatcaaacacatagctactggtacataccctcagccccgagggtgaactactccctcctcgtcatggagagcgccgggatgatgaagatggccactggtgatggattccccctccggcagggtgccggaacgggctcccgagaggtttttggtggctacagaggcttgcggcggcagaactcccgatctatcttgatattcgatgtttttagggtacgtaggcttatataggcgaaagaagtcggtcgggaggtgttcgaggggcccacgagataggagggcgcgcgcaGTAGGGGGGGgagctatctcctggcctcctcgaggatcttctgacgtgaagtccaagtctccaggatcatattcttccaaaaagtcacgctgccgaaggtttcattccgtttggactccatttgatattccttttcttcgaaatactgaaacattcaataaaacaacaatatgggctgggccttcggttaataggttagtcccaaaaatgatataaatgtgtaaagtaaagcccataaacatccaaaaggggtaatataatatcatggaacaataaaaaattatagatacgttggagacgtatcaagcatccccaatcttaattcctgctcgtccccgagtaggtaaatgatagaaatagaatttttgatgtggaatgctacctagcataattctcaatgtaattttctttattgtggcatgaatgttcagatccaaatgatacaaaataaaagttcatattaacatgaaaatggtgatacttcaagcattctaatcaaagtaatcatgtcttctcaaaataacatggctaaataaagttatccctacaaaatcatatagtctggttgttgctctaataatgaagatcatcacacttttatggatttacaactcaaagctagaacaagatatgactctatatgaatgcctccggcagtgtaccgggatatgcaatgaatcaagagcgacatgtatgaagattatgaaggtggccttgccacaaatacgatgtcaactacatgatcatgcaaagagcaatatgacaaaagtaatgcgtgtcatatgaacggaacgatggaaagttgcatggcaatatatctcggaatggctatggaaatgcgataataggtaggtatggtggttgttttgaggaaggtatatggtgggtgtatggtaccggcaaaagttgcgtggcacaagagaggctagcaatggtggaagggtgaaagggtgcgtataatctatggactcaacattagtcaaaagaactcatgtacttgttgcaaaaatctagaagtcatcaaaaaccaaagtactacgcgcatgctcctagggggatagattggtaggaaaagaccatcgctcgtccgtgaccgccactcataaggaagacaatcaataaataaaattgtgctccaacttcatcacaaagcggttcaccatacttgcatgctacgggaatcacaacccttaacacaagtatttttcataatcacctcaactagcatgactttaatatcactacctccatatctcaaaacaattatcacgcatcaaattgatcatagcatccaattcactttctatgatagtttttattatacccaacttggatgctcatcattctaggaccaactttgtaaccatagcaaataccatgctgttctaaaagactctcaaaaagatataagtgaagcatgagagactagcaatttcttcaaaatataaccaccgccgtgctctaaaagatataagtgaagcactagagcaaatgacaaactactccgaaagatataagtgaagatcaatgagtagctaaataattgtgtaactatgtgaagactctctctcatttaagaatttaagatcttggtacgctaatcaaacagcaagcaaaacaaaataaaacgacattgcaaggatagcacaactcatgtgaagaggcaaaaacttaggctcaaccaatactaaccgatagttgttgaagaagaaaggtgggatgcctaccggggcatccccaagcttagatgcttgagacttattgaaatattatcttggggtgccttgggcatccccaagcttgaacttttgtgtctcgttaattcctctcatatcatggtttctctttttatcaaaagcttcatccacaccaaactcaacaagaactcgtgagataggttagtataaaccaatgcaaaaccctatcattttctactgtaacaaattactaaaattattattcaacattgcatactaaattcccctgcatatttaatactcctatcctcaaatagaatcattaaacaagcaaacatatgcaaacaatgcaaacataacagcaatc contains:
- the LOC119280716 gene encoding E3 ubiquitin-protein ligase sina-like, whose protein sequence is MQVAAGCEGSPAATEGADQQSSKKPRLAAEPLLLHAPVKQEMAVLQTAGDGAAVVAVDHGSRMEIAVKMDVTLLHCPLCITPLKPPVLQCNGGHVACGGCLAEPCAECGGAFDVRSKVMDAVVSSTTAECDHDGCGRYVTYHELTSHRGECPHAPCDCAVPGCGFVGPAPALLGHLTALHSMPVYNFQYGKVLTLQVPASLEPRGLLVGDEDDRAFLMVGGALGYGAAVSAVCVRAEAMLWPRYTLKVWASGPAPAPNRKADSVMAEIEVTSSTAPGAVAVEELAYLAVPPKLLVGAGASRRMSLKIRIDKFTS